A single region of the Pseudomonas marginalis genome encodes:
- a CDS encoding efflux RND transporter permease subunit yields MTSPDKFSPSRASTFDDFDPRSGSLLERALFNHRLWVLLLCLATTLVLGWQSSRVELNASFEKMIPTHQPYIANYLEHQQELSGLGNAVRIAVVNKRGDIYDSAYLKTLQALSDKIYLLPGVDRAYMKSLWTPATRWVAVTEAGLEGGPVIPDNYDGGAASLAALRRNVQLSNEIGQLVAFDQASSIIQIPLLQRTPDGKPLDYSQLSQQLESLRSQYQSDSIDIRITGFAKKVGDLIAGLRQILMFFAVAILITTVVLYWYTRCIRSTLLVVFCSLVAVVWQLGLLPLLNYQLDPYSVLVPFLVFAIGMSHGAQKMNGIMQDIGRGMHRVVSARFTFRRLFLAGLTALLCDAVGFAVLMIIKIQVIQDLAMIASIGVAVLIFTNLILLPILLSYVGVSRRAAQLSLKSEHAELAGHNRHGFWRFLDLFTQRRWAALCIALSLALATLGFIVSLQLKVGDLDAGAPELRADSRYNQDDAFLTRHYGASSDLFAVMIKTPASACSRYDILNKVDALDWQLRTLPGVDSTNSLALLNRRMLVGLSEGSPKWYELQNNQAMLNMVTAGAPRGLYNEDCSLLTLYVYLSDHKAQTLSRLVDHVEQFAAANNTDDVQFLLAAGNAGIEAATNIVVRQANREMLFWVYGAVILLCLITFRSWRATICAVIPLMLTSILCEALMVWLNIGVKVATLPVIALGVGIGVDYALYVMSILLGHMRQGTSLSESYYRALLSTGKVVMLTGVTLAIGVATWMFSPIKFQADMGVLLAFMFVWNMVGALVLLPALAHFLLPSKRVSAGSAEARPSHPLSLPLMPAVAEEGACVKHHSLRLTSGHDQTTTAAADPVAS; encoded by the coding sequence ATGACGTCCCCTGATAAATTTTCCCCGTCTCGTGCAAGTACGTTCGATGACTTTGATCCACGCTCCGGCTCGCTGCTCGAACGAGCATTGTTCAACCATCGTCTGTGGGTGTTGCTGCTGTGCCTGGCGACCACGCTGGTGCTGGGGTGGCAGTCCAGTCGTGTCGAGCTCAATGCCAGCTTCGAAAAAATGATTCCCACCCATCAGCCCTATATCGCCAACTACCTTGAGCACCAGCAGGAGTTGAGCGGGCTGGGGAATGCGGTGCGCATTGCAGTGGTCAACAAGCGGGGCGACATCTATGACAGCGCCTACCTCAAGACCCTGCAGGCGTTGAGCGACAAGATCTACCTGCTGCCCGGTGTCGACCGTGCGTACATGAAATCGCTCTGGACGCCGGCCACGCGCTGGGTGGCGGTGACCGAGGCGGGCCTGGAGGGTGGGCCGGTCATTCCGGATAACTACGATGGCGGCGCAGCGAGCCTTGCGGCATTGCGGCGCAACGTGCAGCTGTCCAACGAAATCGGCCAGTTGGTGGCGTTCGACCAGGCTTCGAGCATCATCCAGATACCGCTGCTGCAGCGCACCCCGGACGGCAAACCCTTGGACTACAGCCAACTGTCGCAACAGTTGGAATCATTGCGCAGCCAATACCAGAGCGACAGCATCGACATCCGCATCACCGGTTTCGCCAAGAAAGTCGGTGACCTGATTGCCGGCCTACGGCAAATCCTGATGTTCTTCGCCGTGGCGATCCTGATCACCACGGTGGTGCTTTATTGGTACACCCGCTGCATTCGCAGCACTCTGTTGGTGGTGTTCTGCTCATTGGTGGCGGTGGTTTGGCAGCTCGGCTTGCTGCCGCTGCTCAATTATCAACTGGACCCCTATTCGGTGCTGGTGCCGTTCCTGGTGTTTGCCATTGGCATGAGCCACGGCGCACAGAAGATGAACGGCATCATGCAGGATATCGGGCGCGGCATGCACCGGGTGGTCTCCGCACGCTTCACCTTCCGCCGCCTGTTTCTCGCCGGCCTCACCGCGCTGCTGTGTGATGCGGTCGGTTTCGCGGTGCTGATGATCATCAAGATCCAGGTGATCCAGGACCTGGCGATGATTGCCAGTATCGGCGTGGCGGTGCTGATTTTCACCAATTTGATCCTGCTGCCGATATTGCTTTCTTATGTGGGGGTCAGCCGCCGTGCGGCGCAACTGAGCCTGAAAAGCGAGCACGCCGAACTGGCCGGCCACAATCGCCACGGATTCTGGCGCTTCCTCGACCTGTTCACCCAGCGCCGGTGGGCGGCGCTGTGCATCGCCCTGAGCCTGGCGCTGGCGACGCTCGGCTTCATCGTCAGCCTGCAATTGAAAGTCGGTGACCTGGATGCGGGCGCGCCTGAGCTGCGGGCCGACTCGCGCTATAACCAGGATGATGCATTCCTGACCCGGCATTACGGCGCCAGCAGCGATCTGTTCGCGGTCATGATCAAGACACCCGCCAGCGCCTGTTCGCGCTATGACATCCTGAACAAGGTCGATGCCCTCGACTGGCAGTTGCGCACCTTGCCGGGTGTCGATTCGACCAATTCCCTGGCGTTGCTCAACCGCCGCATGCTGGTGGGCCTGAGCGAAGGCAGCCCGAAATGGTATGAGCTGCAGAACAACCAGGCGATGCTCAACATGGTCACCGCCGGGGCACCGCGCGGTTTGTACAACGAAGACTGCAGCCTGCTGACACTGTACGTCTACCTCTCCGACCACAAGGCGCAAACCTTGAGCCGCCTGGTGGATCACGTCGAGCAATTCGCCGCGGCGAACAATACCGATGACGTCCAGTTCCTCCTGGCCGCTGGCAATGCCGGGATCGAGGCCGCGACCAACATCGTCGTCAGGCAGGCCAACCGCGAAATGCTGTTCTGGGTCTACGGCGCGGTGATCCTGCTGTGCCTGATCACCTTCCGTTCCTGGCGCGCCACGATTTGCGCGGTGATTCCGCTGATGCTCACATCGATCCTCTGTGAGGCGCTGATGGTCTGGCTGAACATCGGCGTCAAGGTCGCGACCCTGCCGGTGATTGCCCTCGGCGTGGGCATCGGCGTCGACTACGCGCTGTACGTGATGAGCATCCTGCTCGGTCATATGCGCCAGGGCACAAGCTTGTCTGAGTCGTATTACCGGGCACTGCTGTCCACCGGCAAGGTGGTGATGCTGACTGGCGTGACCTTGGCGATCGGCGTGGCCACCTGGATGTTTTCGCCAATCAAGTTCCAGGCTGATATGGGCGTGCTGCTGGCCTTCATGTTCGTCTGGAACATGGTCGGTGCGCTGGTTCTATTGCCAGCCCTGGCTCACTTCCTGTTGCCGAGCAAGCGGGTGAGCGCGGGGTCGGCCGAGGCCAGACCCAGCCACCCATTGAGCTTGCCGCTAATGCCGGCCGTAGCCGAGGAGGGGGCCTGTGTGAAGCACCACTCACTGCGCCTGACGTCGGGACACGATCAAACGACGACAGCGGCTGCTGACCCTGTCGCGTCATAA
- a CDS encoding MFS transporter produces the protein MNVERQARLPQSLLLLLGSCLPVLGAVLLAPVLPRMQEHFADTPGVAVLVPIALTLPALMIALLAPVAGIIADRLGRKPLLIGAMVLYTVCGVLPLWLESLQVIVISRAGIGVAEAAIMTCCTTMMGDYYSGARRERMFALQMVATSLSAAIFIAIGGVLGEHGWRTPFALYGLGLVFLPLMVWLLWEPRAQVVTATTVSRAFPWRPLAPLYALAFLAGLSLFIVPVQVGYLLNLLHVEGSQQIGLTMGASQFGVLVGALSFRLFRGVPAHRQMLLAFVAAGIGGGLLAVADSHGLVVVAVLINGLGIGLMMPTLLTWIMSQVDFQQRGRAAGGFTAMFFAGEFASPLVVLAITGGVIGALPAALGIVAGVQLVVALACLRLRGSGAAFTTAVVADPEH, from the coding sequence ATGAACGTTGAACGCCAGGCGCGGCTACCGCAATCCTTGTTGCTGTTGCTCGGCAGTTGCCTGCCAGTGCTCGGTGCGGTGCTGCTGGCCCCCGTCCTGCCGCGTATGCAGGAACACTTCGCCGACACACCGGGTGTGGCCGTGCTGGTGCCCATCGCCCTGACGCTGCCGGCGTTGATGATTGCGTTGTTGGCTCCCGTGGCCGGAATCATCGCTGACCGGCTGGGGCGCAAACCGTTGTTGATCGGTGCGATGGTGCTCTACACCGTCTGCGGCGTGCTGCCGCTATGGCTGGAGTCGCTGCAGGTCATCGTGATCAGCCGCGCCGGCATCGGTGTGGCCGAAGCGGCGATCATGACCTGCTGCACCACGATGATGGGCGACTACTACAGCGGCGCGCGACGTGAACGCATGTTCGCCCTGCAAATGGTCGCGACCTCATTGTCGGCGGCGATCTTCATTGCCATCGGTGGGGTGCTCGGCGAACACGGCTGGCGTACCCCATTTGCGCTGTATGGGCTGGGGCTGGTGTTTCTGCCACTGATGGTCTGGTTGCTGTGGGAGCCGCGGGCACAGGTCGTCACCGCGACAACAGTGAGCAGGGCATTCCCCTGGCGCCCGCTGGCACCGTTGTATGCCCTGGCATTCCTGGCGGGCTTGAGCCTGTTCATCGTGCCGGTACAAGTCGGTTACCTGCTTAACCTGCTGCATGTCGAAGGCTCGCAGCAGATCGGCCTGACCATGGGCGCCAGTCAGTTCGGCGTACTGGTCGGCGCCCTGAGTTTCCGTCTGTTTCGTGGTGTCCCTGCGCACCGGCAGATGCTCCTGGCCTTCGTCGCGGCCGGTATCGGTGGCGGGCTGCTGGCGGTAGCCGACAGTCATGGGCTGGTGGTGGTCGCGGTCCTGATCAACGGCCTGGGCATCGGCCTGATGATGCCAACCCTGCTCACCTGGATCATGAGCCAGGTCGACTTCCAGCAGCGCGGCCGCGCGGCCGGCGGCTTCACGGCGATGTTCTTCGCCGGTGAGTTCGCCAGCCCGCTGGTGGTGCTGGCGATCACCGGCGGGGTAATCGGCGCCTTGCCAGCCGCACTGGGCATCGTCGCGGGCGTTCAGCTGGTGGTAGCCCTGGCCTGTCTTCGGTTGCGAGGCAGCGGGGCTGCTTTTACTACTGCGGTTGTCGCAGACCCTGAGCACTGA
- a CDS encoding aromatic ring-hydroxylating dioxygenase subunit alpha encodes MSYLLNTWYIAGWADELAQGGMLGRTIVEQPIVFFRDSHGVIQALADRCPHRFAPLHMGKVVGDSVQCPYHGLRFDGSGQCTHNPHGEGNIPKAACVRGFAAVERHGAIWVWPGDRHLASDALIPDFSFFEQAPTHAKGHGYLPTRAHYELLSDNIMDLSHVDFLHPDTLGGGALSHTRATIEELPNDRVRISWWAPDDVPPPAFGAHLEDPSRADVWAEVIWHAPGLMLLGSGATAPGRPRAEGPVTWNLHLMTPQDAANTHYFFANTRSFEQDNAQLNAFVQEMLIGIFAGEDKPMVEAQQRQIGEVELLGLNPVLLPVDAGAVRCRRVLRRLMEAERAETQASRSSNYEKEELR; translated from the coding sequence ATGAGTTATTTGCTCAACACCTGGTACATCGCTGGATGGGCAGACGAGCTGGCGCAAGGTGGCATGCTGGGCAGAACCATCGTCGAGCAACCCATCGTGTTCTTTCGCGATAGCCACGGTGTGATCCAGGCGCTCGCCGATCGTTGCCCGCACCGTTTTGCCCCGCTGCACATGGGCAAGGTTGTCGGCGACAGCGTCCAGTGCCCGTACCACGGCCTGCGTTTCGATGGCAGTGGCCAATGCACGCACAATCCCCATGGCGAAGGAAACATCCCCAAGGCCGCCTGTGTTCGCGGTTTCGCGGCCGTTGAGCGCCACGGGGCGATCTGGGTCTGGCCGGGCGATCGTCACCTGGCCAGCGATGCCTTGATTCCTGATTTTTCCTTTTTCGAGCAGGCGCCCACCCATGCCAAAGGGCATGGGTATTTGCCGACCCGTGCGCACTACGAGTTGCTGTCCGACAACATCATGGACCTGAGCCATGTTGATTTCCTGCACCCGGATACGCTCGGTGGCGGGGCGTTGTCACACACCCGAGCCACCATCGAGGAATTGCCCAACGATCGCGTACGCATCAGTTGGTGGGCGCCGGACGATGTGCCCCCGCCGGCTTTCGGCGCTCACCTTGAAGATCCGAGCCGGGCAGACGTCTGGGCCGAAGTCATCTGGCACGCCCCCGGCCTGATGCTGCTCGGCAGTGGCGCCACGGCGCCAGGGCGCCCCAGGGCCGAGGGACCAGTGACATGGAACCTGCATCTGATGACGCCGCAGGACGCGGCCAACACCCATTATTTCTTTGCCAACACGCGCAGTTTCGAGCAGGACAATGCGCAGTTGAATGCCTTCGTCCAGGAGATGTTGATCGGTATTTTCGCCGGTGAAGACAAACCCATGGTCGAGGCTCAACAGCGCCAGATTGGTGAGGTTGAACTGCTTGGCCTCAACCCTGTGTTGCTGCCAGTCGATGCAGGGGCCGTGCGCTGTCGACGTGTTCTGCGTCGATTGATGGAAGCCGAGCGAGCGGAGACGCAAGCCAGTCGGTCATCAAACTATGAAAAAGAGGAACTGCGATGA
- a CDS encoding aromatic ring-hydroxylating dioxygenase subunit alpha, whose protein sequence is MSFLRNVWYAAAWGNEIKAGELFQRTLLNEPVVFFRDTQGNAQAIADRCPHRFAPLGMGILKGDAVRCPYHGLEFDGSGTCVHNPHGDGAIPKAAKVKAYPLVERYSLLWIWMGDAQLADATLIPDFSCMDEDRWYVGKRYLHARANYVLETDNIMDLSHIEFLHPSTLGGDGVKSALTSVQEEGNTVWSNRQTVAEIMPEFLYTAWNIPQGTPVDRWIDVRWDAPANMLLFSGAVATGLPRDKGVSTPIPHLFTPETETTTHYWFSVCFPKAMGEFAERFADEQAAAISRPFADEDLPMLEAQQRMMGAASFWDLKPVLLIGDAGAVRARRVLDRMIAAEQPAGAQ, encoded by the coding sequence ATGAGCTTTCTACGCAACGTCTGGTACGCGGCCGCCTGGGGAAACGAGATCAAGGCTGGCGAGTTGTTCCAACGAACCTTGCTCAATGAACCCGTGGTGTTTTTTCGCGACACCCAAGGTAATGCCCAAGCCATTGCCGATCGCTGTCCCCACCGTTTCGCGCCCCTGGGCATGGGCATCCTCAAAGGCGATGCGGTGCGTTGTCCGTACCACGGCCTGGAATTCGATGGCAGCGGCACCTGTGTGCATAACCCTCATGGTGATGGTGCAATTCCCAAGGCGGCAAAGGTCAAGGCCTACCCGCTGGTTGAACGCTACAGCCTGCTGTGGATCTGGATGGGCGATGCACAACTGGCCGATGCGACGCTGATTCCGGATTTCAGTTGCATGGATGAAGACCGTTGGTATGTCGGCAAACGCTACCTGCACGCCAGAGCCAACTACGTGCTGGAAACCGACAACATCATGGACCTGAGTCATATCGAATTCTTGCACCCGTCTACGCTGGGTGGCGATGGCGTCAAGAGCGCGTTGACCAGCGTGCAAGAGGAGGGCAACACCGTTTGGTCCAACCGCCAGACGGTTGCGGAAATCATGCCGGAGTTTCTCTACACCGCCTGGAACATTCCTCAGGGCACACCGGTGGACCGTTGGATCGATGTGCGTTGGGATGCTCCGGCGAACATGTTGCTGTTTTCCGGCGCCGTGGCGACCGGGCTCCCCAGGGATAAGGGCGTTTCCACACCGATTCCGCATCTGTTCACTCCAGAGACCGAGACCACGACTCACTACTGGTTCTCAGTCTGTTTCCCCAAGGCAATGGGCGAATTTGCCGAGAGATTCGCTGATGAGCAGGCGGCCGCGATCAGCCGGCCCTTTGCCGATGAAGACTTGCCAATGCTCGAGGCGCAGCAGCGCATGATGGGCGCTGCATCGTTCTGGGACTTGAAGCCGGTCCTGCTGATTGGTGATGCAGGAGCGGTCCGGGCGCGGCGTGTCCTCGACCGCATGATTGCTGCCGAACAGCCTGCGGGTGCCCAGTGA
- a CDS encoding PDR/VanB family oxidoreductase has product MIEVIVTRKRLEAEGIYSFELAPVENSMLPAFSAGSHIDVHLPNGLVRQYSLCNHPEERHRYLLGVLLDPASRGGSQAMHQQVHEGSRLRISEPRNLFPLEHGAAHSVLFAGGIGITPILCMAERLARIGAPFELHYCGRSVGRMAFIEYLRHSTFAKCVQVHVDDGEDAQRLDAARVLSGPAADRHLYVCGPNGFMEHVLGTAREQGWAEARLHREYFAAAAAPAGEAGGFEVQLASTGQCFQVPAALSVAQVLLEAGIDIPLSCEQGICGTCITRVLEGEPEHRDMFLTDAERARNDQFTPCCSRARSARLVLDL; this is encoded by the coding sequence ATGATTGAAGTCATCGTCACTCGCAAGCGCCTCGAAGCCGAGGGCATCTACAGCTTCGAACTGGCCCCGGTCGAAAATTCCATGCTGCCTGCCTTCAGCGCTGGCTCGCATATCGACGTGCACCTGCCCAATGGCCTGGTGCGCCAGTACTCGCTGTGCAATCACCCGGAAGAACGCCACCGCTACCTGCTGGGAGTGTTGCTCGACCCAGCGTCTCGCGGCGGTTCGCAGGCCATGCACCAGCAAGTGCACGAAGGCAGCCGGCTGCGCATCAGCGAGCCACGCAATCTGTTCCCGCTTGAGCATGGGGCGGCGCACAGCGTGCTGTTCGCCGGCGGTATCGGCATCACGCCGATTCTCTGCATGGCCGAGCGCCTGGCGCGGATCGGCGCGCCTTTCGAGCTGCACTATTGCGGTCGCTCGGTCGGGCGCATGGCCTTTATCGAGTACCTGCGCCATTCGACGTTTGCCAAGTGTGTGCAGGTTCATGTGGACGATGGCGAGGATGCCCAGCGTCTCGACGCCGCTCGGGTTTTATCCGGGCCAGCCGCCGACCGTCACCTGTACGTCTGTGGCCCCAACGGTTTCATGGAACACGTGCTCGGCACGGCTCGCGAGCAGGGCTGGGCCGAGGCGCGACTGCACCGTGAGTACTTTGCCGCCGCCGCTGCCCCGGCGGGTGAGGCGGGCGGGTTCGAGGTGCAACTGGCAAGCACCGGACAGTGTTTCCAAGTGCCGGCCGCGCTCAGCGTGGCCCAGGTGCTGCTGGAAGCGGGAATCGATATTCCCCTGTCCTGCGAGCAGGGCATCTGTGGCACCTGCATTACGCGCGTGCTGGAAGGCGAACCGGAACACCGCGACATGTTCTTGACCGATGCCGAGCGGGCCCGCAACGACCAGTTCACGCCGTGTTGCTCGCGTGCCAGGAGCGCCCGGTTGGTGCTTGATCTTTAA
- a CDS encoding cupin domain-containing protein, with amino-acid sequence MQQLPGFKRVVTGHDVQGQAVIALSGPTPNSFALKAVPGTVFHEIWNSGASPAVLDNGDDPTRKPLQLSPAPLGSVIRVVDIPPDSVQNQVSAEDAAAAFAEIGQAHAGTGQADSKHKLMHRTETLDYGVVTEGEVWLVLDGEEVHLKRGDIVVQRGTNHAWSNRTEQMARMLFVLLDGRFAPELQGDQV; translated from the coding sequence ATGCAACAACTTCCTGGTTTCAAACGCGTGGTCACCGGGCATGATGTCCAAGGCCAGGCGGTGATCGCGCTCAGCGGACCGACGCCCAACAGCTTTGCGCTCAAGGCGGTACCCGGTACGGTCTTCCATGAGATCTGGAACAGTGGCGCCAGCCCCGCCGTACTCGACAACGGCGATGACCCCACTCGCAAGCCGCTTCAGTTGAGTCCGGCGCCGTTGGGCAGCGTCATCCGTGTGGTGGATATTCCGCCCGACAGCGTGCAGAACCAGGTCAGCGCCGAGGATGCCGCGGCGGCCTTCGCCGAAATTGGCCAGGCCCACGCCGGCACGGGGCAGGCTGATTCCAAACACAAGCTGATGCACCGCACCGAAACCCTCGATTACGGCGTGGTCACGGAGGGTGAGGTCTGGCTGGTGCTCGATGGCGAGGAAGTGCACCTCAAGCGCGGTGACATCGTCGTACAGCGCGGCACTAACCACGCCTGGAGCAACCGTACCGAGCAGATGGCACGCATGCTCTTCGTCCTGCTCGATGGCCGTTTCGCGCCCGAGCTGCAAGGGGACCAAGTATGA
- a CDS encoding fumarylacetoacetate hydrolase family protein, with protein sequence MKLSTLKHHSRDGRLLVVSRDLAWAVDASDIAATLQAAIEQWPSVETALRARYDALNEGSLAGAFAFDPQQAAAPLPRAWQWLDASSFLSHGERMQKAFALDPIEGVEHTPLMYQGCGDDFLGAHDDIVLPSESHGIDFEGEFAVLVDEVPMGCSALDAVDHIRLIVQINDVSLRALAPREMKTGFGFIQAKSSSSFAPVAITPDELGEAWRDGRVHLPLRVEWNGQWFGNAHGGAMHFGFHQLIAHAALTRRLRAGCVIGSGTVSNADPTVGAACIAERRAVEMIEHGAPQTSFMRFGDRVRMEVFDLQGQSVFGAIDQCIVRGGLPCA encoded by the coding sequence ATGAAGCTTAGTACTCTCAAGCATCACAGCCGCGACGGTCGCTTGCTGGTAGTGTCGCGCGACCTCGCTTGGGCGGTCGATGCCAGCGATATTGCGGCGACGTTGCAGGCTGCCATTGAACAGTGGCCGAGCGTCGAAACCGCTTTACGCGCGCGTTACGACGCGTTGAATGAAGGCTCCCTGGCCGGTGCCTTCGCCTTCGATCCGCAACAAGCCGCCGCGCCCTTGCCACGTGCCTGGCAGTGGCTGGACGCTTCGTCTTTCCTCAGTCATGGCGAGCGCATGCAGAAGGCGTTCGCGCTGGATCCGATCGAAGGTGTTGAACACACGCCGCTGATGTATCAGGGCTGTGGCGATGACTTTCTGGGGGCCCACGACGACATCGTGCTGCCCAGTGAAAGCCACGGTATCGATTTCGAAGGTGAATTCGCGGTATTGGTCGATGAGGTCCCCATGGGCTGCTCGGCGCTGGACGCCGTTGACCATATTCGGCTCATCGTGCAAATCAACGATGTCAGCTTGCGTGCGCTCGCCCCTCGGGAAATGAAGACCGGCTTCGGTTTTATCCAGGCCAAATCCTCGTCAAGTTTTGCCCCGGTGGCGATCACCCCCGACGAGTTGGGCGAGGCCTGGCGCGACGGGCGTGTGCACTTGCCGCTGAGGGTCGAATGGAATGGCCAGTGGTTCGGTAATGCCCACGGTGGCGCCATGCATTTCGGCTTTCATCAATTGATCGCCCATGCGGCGCTGACCCGGCGACTCAGGGCCGGCTGCGTGATCGGTTCCGGCACCGTTTCCAATGCCGATCCCACGGTGGGCGCGGCCTGCATCGCCGAGCGTCGTGCCGTTGAGATGATTGAGCACGGCGCGCCACAGACGTCCTTCATGCGCTTTGGCGACCGCGTGCGCATGGAGGTCTTCGATCTGCAAGGGCAGTCGGTGTTCGGGGCGATAGACCAGTGCATCGTGCGCGGAGGCCTCCCATGCGCGTAA
- a CDS encoding NAD-dependent epimerase/dehydratase family protein — MRVMITGANGFVGRALVKRLLQTNELRGRSISALILLDKELVGFAEDKRLRRHCGSVTDAALLRRALADGIDVVFHLVSIPGGAAEQHYSLGYQVNLLASLELLDQLREQPGTPVLVYASSVAVYGGDLPARMDERAVPHPQLSYGAHKAMVEMAINDLARRGEVDGRAVRLPGIVARPREPNGLRSAFMSDLLHAFAQGQPYCCPVSPQAQAWWMSVRCCVDNLLRAAELPAAELCESRVWQLPLLHLSIAQVIDALAAAYGQERRGLISFAPDAGLQALFGNFPAMKTPLARALGFRHDGSAAALIRNSLNAAAPARRARGRVALGVSENAIN, encoded by the coding sequence ATGCGCGTAATGATTACCGGGGCCAATGGTTTTGTCGGCCGGGCGTTGGTGAAACGATTGCTCCAAACCAATGAGTTGCGAGGCCGGTCGATCAGCGCGTTGATATTACTGGACAAGGAATTGGTGGGGTTTGCTGAGGATAAGCGCCTGCGCCGGCATTGCGGCAGTGTCACCGACGCCGCGTTATTGCGCCGGGCCTTGGCCGATGGCATCGATGTGGTCTTTCACTTGGTCAGCATCCCGGGTGGCGCGGCCGAGCAGCACTATTCACTGGGCTATCAGGTCAACCTGCTGGCAAGCCTGGAGTTGCTTGACCAGTTGCGCGAGCAGCCTGGTACGCCGGTGCTGGTGTATGCCAGCAGCGTGGCGGTGTACGGCGGCGACCTGCCGGCTCGCATGGATGAGCGTGCCGTGCCGCACCCGCAGTTGAGTTACGGTGCGCACAAGGCAATGGTGGAAATGGCGATCAATGACCTTGCCCGACGGGGCGAGGTGGACGGTCGTGCCGTGCGCCTGCCCGGCATCGTCGCCCGTCCACGTGAACCCAATGGGCTACGTTCGGCGTTCATGAGCGACCTGCTGCACGCCTTCGCCCAAGGCCAACCGTATTGCTGCCCGGTTTCGCCGCAGGCGCAGGCCTGGTGGATGTCCGTGCGGTGTTGCGTGGATAACCTGCTGCGGGCCGCCGAACTGCCGGCTGCCGAACTCTGCGAGTCACGTGTCTGGCAATTACCGCTGTTGCACCTGTCCATTGCCCAGGTCATCGATGCCCTGGCCGCTGCCTATGGCCAGGAACGCCGCGGGCTGATCAGCTTCGCACCGGATGCCGGGCTGCAAGCGTTGTTCGGCAACTTCCCTGCAATGAAAACCCCTCTGGCCCGTGCCCTTGGCTTTCGCCATGACGGCTCGGCTGCCGCCTTGATACGAAACAGTTTGAACGCTGCTGCCCCGGCGCGTCGTGCGCGTGGGCGGGTAGCGCTTGGAGTGAGCGAAAATGCAATCAACTAA
- a CDS encoding cyclase family protein: MQSTKRRLVDLSVTLDNNPYTDPPPLLPKIDYMDHQQGWPEMAAMFPGLSKAQLPGDESWAAERLQITTHSGTHMDAPWHYASTTDGGKPAFGIDELPLDWCLQPGVKLDFRHLPDGHVVNAAQVQAELERIGHVLRPLDIVLVNTRAGALFGQPGYLDAGVGIGREATLYLLERGVRVVGTDAWSWDAPFKYTRERFAATGDASIIWEGHKAGRDIGYGQMEKLANLECLPAHGFQVSCFPYKIRHASAGFVRAVAIFEE, encoded by the coding sequence ATGCAATCAACTAAACGTCGCCTGGTGGACCTGTCCGTTACCCTGGACAACAACCCCTACACCGATCCACCGCCGTTGCTGCCGAAAATCGACTACATGGACCATCAGCAAGGCTGGCCGGAGATGGCCGCGATGTTTCCCGGCCTGTCCAAGGCGCAACTGCCTGGCGACGAATCCTGGGCGGCTGAGCGCCTGCAGATCACCACGCACAGCGGTACCCATATGGACGCCCCCTGGCACTATGCCTCGACCACCGACGGCGGCAAGCCGGCTTTCGGCATCGATGAGCTGCCGCTGGATTGGTGCTTGCAACCGGGCGTGAAGCTGGACTTTCGTCATTTACCGGATGGCCATGTGGTCAACGCCGCCCAAGTGCAAGCCGAGCTGGAGCGTATTGGCCATGTTCTACGGCCGCTGGACATTGTCCTGGTCAATACCCGTGCCGGCGCGCTGTTTGGCCAGCCTGGGTACCTGGACGCCGGGGTTGGCATCGGCCGTGAGGCCACGTTGTACTTGTTGGAACGCGGCGTGCGCGTGGTGGGCACCGATGCCTGGAGCTGGGACGCGCCGTTCAAGTACACACGCGAACGCTTCGCCGCCACAGGCGACGCCTCGATCATCTGGGAAGGGCACAAGGCCGGACGCGACATCGGTTACGGCCAGATGGAGAAGCTGGCCAACCTGGAATGCCTGCCGGCCCATGGTTTCCAGGTGTCCTGCTTCCCCTACAAGATCAGGCACGCTTCGGCCGGTTTCGTCCGCGCCGTAGCGATTTTCGAGGAATGA